In Scomber japonicus isolate fScoJap1 chromosome 7, fScoJap1.pri, whole genome shotgun sequence, one genomic interval encodes:
- the LOC128362339 gene encoding uncharacterized protein LOC128362339 → MLSCHHSSDPHITDVGLVYDYNNDTGNLWQKNGPLSFCSSISAPSASSCVVCVEQGVNAVCGHLVQAVELVMEAAGGPIEIIKSECPRLLGDGLLSATVQSATESPGINPDTRERWPVVIPIVITILLVLLMVYCILKKNRSTSEPKIKGEKNGDTFYLSILEADIVKPEAEVQSGKKEAAAHLNVSVADADADEQEPKAVN, encoded by the exons atgCTTAGTTGCCATCATTCCTCTGACCCACACATCACAGATGTGGGTTTGGTGTATGATTACAATAATGACACTGGTAACCTCTGGCAGAAAAACGGTCCACTTTCTTTCTGCTCCTCCATCTCTGCACCTTCAGCCTCCagctgtgtggtgtgtgtggagcAGGGTGTAAACGCAGTGTGTGGTCACCTGGTGCAGGCTGTGGAGCTGGTGATGGAGGCTGCAGGTGGACCGATAGAAATCATTAAGAGCG AGTGTCCCAGACTTCTTGGTGATGGTCTTCTTTCAGCCACAGTTCAGAGTGCTACTGAATCTCCAGGAATCAACCCAG ATACTAGGGAACGATGGCCAGTCGTCATCCCCATCGTCATCACcatcctcctcgtcctcctgaTGGTTTACTGCATCTTAAAGAAAAATCGCAGTACTTCTGAACCCAAGATAAA aggggaaaaaaacggAGACACCTTCTACCTGAGCATACTTGAAGCTGACATTGTCAAACCGGAAGCTGAAGTCcagagtggaaaaaaagaagcagctgcCCACCTGAACGTATCTgttgctgatgctgatgctgatgaaCAAGAACCTAAGGCTGTAAACTGA